A genomic window from Armatimonadota bacterium includes:
- a CDS encoding Zn-dependent hydrolase, giving the protein MRADARDIQVNEARLRQTLERLAEIGATAGGGVTRLALSDEDRAARDLLAAWMADAGLAVRVDDVGNLYGHRPGTTPQADPVLFGSHLDTVIRGGRFDGALGVAAALEVVRSLQDAGVRTARPLVVVNWTNEEGVRFQPGMLGSGVVAGRFDRAFADSRTDATGVTFGEALERIGYRGEPAARVSRFAAYLELHIEQGPRLEDAGAAIGAVEGIDGIVWSRYTLTGRAGHAGTTPMDRRCDALLAAAERVLAAARLPDEFGRDVRATVGALTVLPGAVNVIPEQVTFTLDLRAPDRETLEAAATAFHTGTEALAARGYTVHHERLQFTEPTRFPSAVVERVEAAARRRGLPVLRLTSGAGHDAKYMADLGPTAMIFVPCRGGVSHAEDEFVTWRSAAQGAQVLLDLVLDLAGSGL; this is encoded by the coding sequence ATCCAGGTGAACGAGGCCCGGCTGCGGCAGACGCTGGAGCGCCTGGCCGAGATCGGGGCGACAGCCGGGGGCGGCGTCACGCGCCTAGCACTGTCGGACGAGGACCGGGCCGCGCGCGACCTGCTGGCCGCCTGGATGGCGGATGCCGGGCTGGCCGTCCGCGTCGACGACGTGGGCAACCTGTACGGCCACCGTCCCGGGACCACTCCGCAGGCCGACCCGGTCCTCTTCGGCTCCCACCTCGACACGGTGATCCGCGGCGGGCGGTTCGACGGGGCGCTCGGCGTGGCGGCCGCGCTCGAGGTGGTCCGTAGCCTCCAGGACGCCGGCGTGCGCACCGCCCGCCCGCTGGTGGTGGTCAACTGGACCAACGAGGAGGGCGTGCGCTTCCAGCCCGGCATGCTCGGCAGCGGTGTCGTGGCCGGGCGGTTCGACCGGGCCTTCGCAGACAGCCGCACTGACGCCACCGGCGTGACCTTCGGCGAAGCCCTGGAGCGGATCGGCTACCGCGGGGAGCCCGCGGCCCGGGTGAGCCGCTTCGCCGCCTACCTGGAGCTGCACATCGAACAGGGCCCCCGGCTGGAGGACGCCGGTGCGGCCATCGGCGCGGTGGAGGGGATCGACGGCATCGTCTGGTCCCGCTACACCCTCACCGGCCGCGCCGGCCACGCCGGGACCACGCCCATGGACCGGCGGTGCGACGCGCTCCTGGCCGCAGCCGAGCGGGTGCTCGCCGCCGCCCGGCTACCCGACGAGTTCGGTCGGGACGTGCGGGCGACAGTCGGGGCGTTGACGGTCCTCCCCGGGGCGGTGAACGTCATCCCCGAACAGGTCACCTTCACCCTGGACCTGCGCGCGCCGGACCGGGAGACGCTGGAGGCGGCCGCCACAGCCTTCCACACCGGCACCGAGGCCCTGGCCGCGCGGGGATACACGGTCCACCACGAGCGGCTCCAGTTCACCGAGCCGACGCGGTTTCCCTCCGCGGTGGTGGAACGGGTCGAGGCCGCGGCCCGGCGGCGCGGGCTCCCTGTCCTGCGCCTGACCTCCGGTGCCGGCCACGATGCCAAGTACATGGCGGACCTCGGACCCACCGCCATGATCTTCGTCCCCTGTCGGGGCGGCGTGAGCCACGCTGAGGACGAGTTCGTCACCTGGAGGAGCGCGGCCCAGGGGGCGCAGGTGTTGCTGGACCTGGTGCTGGACCTGGCCGGGAGCGGGCTGTAG